Genomic window (Dolosigranulum savutiense):
ACTTGTTCTATAGTCATATTATTTCTAACTCTAAATTTTAAAAATCTTTTGTTCATAAATTTTCACTCCTATTGAATAGTCCAGCCACCATCAACAACTAAATCGTGTCCTGTAATCATATTATTCTCGTCATTAGCTAGAAAACATATTGCAGATGCTACATCAGAAGCTTCTGCATATTTTTTCAATGGAATCTGATCATGTGCTTCATAATACATAAGAGGTGTTTCTAGCAACTTCTTGTTATCTTTTGTCTTTACAAATGTTGGAGAAACACTATTAACTCTTATAGAATATGGTGCTAACTCCAGAGCTAACGCACGTGTTGGTTGCGCTAACATTCCTTTGTTAACGCAATATGGAATTCTCTCCTTATTTGCTACAATTCCATGCTGGGAAGAAATAAGAATTATTTTACCTGGAGTATTATACTCTATAAATTTCACTGCTACCTCTTTGATAAATAAAGTAGTATATATAAAATTTATATCAAAAAAATCTTTTAAAGATTCTTCATCCCATTCATAAAAGCTTTTGAGAATATTTTTTCCAGCAATATTAATACACAAATCCACTTGATTAATTGACGTTTTGTTTCTGTTAAATACTTAAATTGGGTGGTTGTGGTATAATATATTTGTGACATAGAGATTCTCCTTACTTTTTGGTGGTACATTAAGTATACTAGAGAATCTTTATGTCTTTTTTTATTTTGCTTAGGTGTTGCATTTCATTTTACAATCCACCTTTTTCTTGAAAAAATAAGGGTGCCTTATTCGAAGTGGTTCTGTTGCCACGCTTCTTCATGAGCAATATATTTGTCCAATTGCTCAATAACAACTTCTAATCCTTCATGAGCTACTGAACATGTCTTATGCTTTACTTTTTTCT
Coding sequences:
- a CDS encoding YtxH domain-containing protein, whose product is MSTAKDKFGAGLVFGSLLGAASAYLFAPQSGETFQKKVKHKTCSVAHEGLEVVIEQLDKYIAHEEAWQQNHFE